Proteins from a single region of Acipenser ruthenus chromosome 31, fAciRut3.2 maternal haplotype, whole genome shotgun sequence:
- the LOC117396988 gene encoding glutamate receptor ionotropic, NMDA 1 isoform X11 has protein sequence MRLFLLAVFFSCSFARGGCDPKIVNIGAVLSTKKHEQMFREAVNLANKRHGSWKIQLNATSVTHKPNAIQMALSVCEDLISSQVYAILVSHPPAPNDHLTPTPVSYTAGFYRIPVVGLTTRMSIYSDKSIHLSFLRTVPPYSHQAHVWFDMMRVFRWNHIILIVSDDHEGRAAQKRLETLLEEKESKNKKRNYENLDQLSYDNKRGPKAEKVLQFEPGSKNVTSLLLEAKELEARVLILSASEDDAATVYKAAAVLNMSGSGYVWLVGERELSGNALRYAPDGVIGLQLINGKNESAHISDAVAVVAQSVHELFEKENITDPPRGCVGNTNIWKTGPLFKRVLMSSKYPEGVTGRVEFNDDGDRKYANYSIMNLQNRKLVQVGVYNGSNVLLNDRKIIWPGGETEKPRGFQMSTRLKIVTIHQEPFVYVKPTLLDGTCPEEFTVNGDLIKKVICTGPNETIPGRPIVPQCCYGFCIDLLIKLAKTMNFTYEVHLVADGKFGTQERVNNSNKKEWNGMMGELLSGQGDMIVAPLTINNERAQYIEFSKPFKYQGLTILVKKEIPRSTLDSFMQPFQSTLWLLVGLSVHVVAVMLYLLDRFSPFGRFKVNSEEEEEDALTLSSAMWFSWGVLLNSGIGEGAPRSFSARILGMVWAGFAMIIVASYTANLAAFLVLDRPEERITGINDPRLRNPSDKFIYATVKQSSVDIYFRRQVELSTMYRHMEKHNYESAAEAIQAVRDNLLHAFIWDSAVLEFEASQKCDLVTTGELFFRSGFGIGMRKDSPWKQNVSLAILSSHENGFMEDLDKTWVRYQECDSRSNAPATLTFENMAGVFMLVAGGIVAGIFLIFIEIAYKRHKDARRKQMQLAFAAVNVWRKNLQQYHPTDITGQLNLSDPSVSTVV, from the exons ATGCGTCTTTTTCTGcttgcagtatttttttcttgCTCCTTTGCAAGGGGCGGCTGTGACCCCAAGATCGTGAACATCGGAGCCGTGCTGAGCACCAAGAAGCACGAGCAGATGTTCAGGGAAGCGGTGAACCTCGCGAACAAGCGGCACGGCAGCTGGAAGATCCAGCTGAACGCCACCTCCGTCACCCACAAACCCAACGCCATCCAGATGGCTCTGTCCGTGTGCGAGGACCTCATCTCCAGCCAG GTGTATGCGATATTAGTGAGTCACCCCCCAGCTCCGAACGATCACCTGACCCCGACTCCAGTGTCCTACACAGCAGGGTTCTACCGCATACCTGTGGTGGGGCTGACCACGCGCATGTCTATATACTCTGACAAG AGTATCCACCTGTCGTTCCTGCGCACCGTGCCTCCCTACTCTCACCAAGCCCACGTGTGGTTCGATATGATGCGCGTGTTCCGCTGGAACCACATCATCCTGATCGTGAGCGACGACCACGAGGGCCGTGCGGCGCAGAAGAGGCTGGAGACGCTGCTGGAGGAGAAGGAGTCCAAG AATAAAAAGAGGAACTATGAAAACCTCGACCAACTGTCCTATGACAACAAGCGAGGACCCAAG GCTGAGAAAGTTCTACAGTTTGAACCCGGATCCAAAAACGTAACGTCACTGCTGCTGGAGGCGAAAGAACTGGAGGCCAGAGTGCTGATCCTGTCAGCGAG TGAGGACGATGCTGCCACAGTGTACAAAGCAGCCGCCGTCCTGAACATGAGCGGCTCCGGGTACGTGTGGCTGGTGGGCGAGAGAGAGCTGTCAGGGAACGCCCTGCGATACGCGCCTGACG GCGTGATCGGACTCCAGCTCATTAACGGGAAGAACGAGTCGGCGCACATCAGCGACGCCGTGGCCGTGGTGGCACAGTCCGTGCACGAGCTCTTTGAGAAAGAGAACATCACAGACCCACCGCGGGGCTGCGTGGGGAACACCAACATCTGGAAGACAGGCCCTCTGTTCAAGAG AGTCCTGATGTCCTCCAAGTACCCCGAAGGGGTGACGGGACGCGTGGAGTTTAACGACGACGGCGACAGGAAATACGCCAACTACAGCATAATGAACTTGCAGAACCGCAAGCTGGTGCAAGTGGGCGTGTACAACGGCAGCAAC GTTTTATTAAATGACAGGAAGATCATCTGGCCGGGCGGGGAAACTGAAAAGCCGCGTGGATTTCAGATGTCGACGAGATTAAAG ATAGTCACGATACACCAGGAGCCCTTTGTCTATGTGAAGCCGACCCTCCTGGATGGGACCTGCCCAGAGGAGTTCACAGTAAATGGAGACTTGATTAAAAAGGTGATCTGCACGGGCCCCAATGAGACCATCCCAG GACGCCCCATTGTCCCGCAGTGTTGTTACGGTTTCTGCATCGACCTGCTTATCAAGCTGGCCAAGACGATGAACTTCACATACGAGGTGCATCTGGTAGCTGATGGGAAGTTTGGAACGCAGGAACGA GTGAACAACAGCAACAAGAAGGAGTGGAACGGGATGATGGGAGAGCTCCTCAGCGGTCAGGGAGACATGATCGTGGCTCCTCTGACCATCAACAACGAGCGCGCCCAGTACATAGAGTTCTCCAAGCCCTTCAAGTACCAGGGCCTCACCATCCTGGTTAAAAAG GAAATCCCGCGCAGCACCCTGGACTCATTCATGCAGCCGTTCCAGAGCACGCTGTGGCTGCTGGTGGGGCTGTCGGTGCACGTGGTGGCCGTGATGCTGTATCTGCTGGACCGGTTCAG CCCGTTTGGACGGTTCAAAGTGAAcagtgaggaagaggaggaggatgccCTGACCCTGTCCTCAGCTATGTGGTTCTCCTGGGGGGTGCTGCTGAACTCTGGGATAGGAGAAG GGGCTCCCCGGAGTTTTTCGGCGCGGATACTGGGGATGGTGTGGGCCGGCTTCGCTATGATCATCGTCGCCTCCTACACTGCCAACCTGGCTGCCTTCCTGGTGCTGGACAGACCAGAGGAGCGCATCACCGGGATCAACGACCCCCGG CTGCGAAATCCATCGGACAAGTTCATCTACGCGACAGTGAAGCAGAGTTCAGTGGACATCTACTTCCGTCGGCAGGTGGAGCTCAGCACGATGTACCGGCACATGGAGAAGCACAACTACGAGAGCGCAGCCGAGGCAATCCAGGCCGTCCGAGACAA CCTGCTGCATGCCTTCATCTGGGACTCTGCGGTCCTGGAGTTTGAGGCGTCCCAGAAGTGCGACCTGGTCACCACTGGAGAGCTCTTCTTCCGCTCAGGCTTCGGGATTGGGATGAGGAAGGACAGCCCCTGGAAACAGAACGTCTCCCTCGCCATCCTCAG TTCCCATGAAAACGGCTTCATGGAAGACCTGGATAAAACCTGGGTGCGATACCAGGAGTGCGATTCCCGAAGCAATGCCCCTGCGACCCTCACCTTCGAGAACATGGCAG GTGTGTTCATGCTGGTTGCTGGAGGTATCGTGGCCGGAATATTTTTGATATTTATTGAAATTGCGTACAAGCGACACAAAGACGCACGGAGAAAGCAGATGCAGCTCGCGTTCGCTGCCGTCAACGTCTGGAGGAAGAACCTGCAG
- the LOC117396988 gene encoding glutamate receptor ionotropic, NMDA 1 isoform X12, protein MRLFLLAVFFSCSFARGGCDPKIVNIGAVLSTKKHEQMFREAVNLANKRHGSWKIQLNATSVTHKPNAIQMALSVCEDLISSQVYAILVSHPPAPNDHLTPTPVSYTAGFYRIPVVGLTTRMSIYSDKSIHLSFLRTVPPYSHQAHVWFDMMRVFRWNHIILIVSDDHEGRAAQKRLETLLEEKESKAEKVLQFEPGSKNVTSLLLEAKELEARVLILSASEDDAATVYKAAAVLNMSGSGYVWLVGERELSGNALRYAPDGVIGLQLINGKNESAHISDAVAVVAQSVHELFEKENITDPPRGCVGNTNIWKTGPLFKRVLMSSKYPEGVTGRVEFNDDGDRKYANYSIMNLQNRKLVQVGVYNGSNVLLNDRKIIWPGGETEKPRGFQMSTRLKIVTIHQEPFVYVKPTLLDGTCPEEFTVNGDLIKKVICTGPNETIPGRPIVPQCCYGFCIDLLIKLAKTMNFTYEVHLVADGKFGTQERVNNSNKKEWNGMMGELLSGQGDMIVAPLTINNERAQYIEFSKPFKYQGLTILVKKEIPRSTLDSFMQPFQSTLWLLVGLSVHVVAVMLYLLDRFSPFGRFKVNSEEEEEDALTLSSAMWFSWGVLLNSGIGEGAPRSFSARILGMVWAGFAMIIVASYTANLAAFLVLDRPEERITGINDPRLRNPSDKFIYATVKQSSVDIYFRRQVELSTMYRHMEKHNYESAAEAIQAVRDNLLHAFIWDSAVLEFEASQKCDLVTTGELFFRSGFGIGMRKDSPWKQNVSLAILSSHENGFMEDLDKTWVRYQECDSRSNAPATLTFENMAGVFMLVAGGIVAGIFLIFIEIAYKRHKDARRKQMQLAFAAVNVWRKNLQQYHPTDITGQLNLSDPSVSTVV, encoded by the exons ATGCGTCTTTTTCTGcttgcagtatttttttcttgCTCCTTTGCAAGGGGCGGCTGTGACCCCAAGATCGTGAACATCGGAGCCGTGCTGAGCACCAAGAAGCACGAGCAGATGTTCAGGGAAGCGGTGAACCTCGCGAACAAGCGGCACGGCAGCTGGAAGATCCAGCTGAACGCCACCTCCGTCACCCACAAACCCAACGCCATCCAGATGGCTCTGTCCGTGTGCGAGGACCTCATCTCCAGCCAG GTGTATGCGATATTAGTGAGTCACCCCCCAGCTCCGAACGATCACCTGACCCCGACTCCAGTGTCCTACACAGCAGGGTTCTACCGCATACCTGTGGTGGGGCTGACCACGCGCATGTCTATATACTCTGACAAG AGTATCCACCTGTCGTTCCTGCGCACCGTGCCTCCCTACTCTCACCAAGCCCACGTGTGGTTCGATATGATGCGCGTGTTCCGCTGGAACCACATCATCCTGATCGTGAGCGACGACCACGAGGGCCGTGCGGCGCAGAAGAGGCTGGAGACGCTGCTGGAGGAGAAGGAGTCCAAG GCTGAGAAAGTTCTACAGTTTGAACCCGGATCCAAAAACGTAACGTCACTGCTGCTGGAGGCGAAAGAACTGGAGGCCAGAGTGCTGATCCTGTCAGCGAG TGAGGACGATGCTGCCACAGTGTACAAAGCAGCCGCCGTCCTGAACATGAGCGGCTCCGGGTACGTGTGGCTGGTGGGCGAGAGAGAGCTGTCAGGGAACGCCCTGCGATACGCGCCTGACG GCGTGATCGGACTCCAGCTCATTAACGGGAAGAACGAGTCGGCGCACATCAGCGACGCCGTGGCCGTGGTGGCACAGTCCGTGCACGAGCTCTTTGAGAAAGAGAACATCACAGACCCACCGCGGGGCTGCGTGGGGAACACCAACATCTGGAAGACAGGCCCTCTGTTCAAGAG AGTCCTGATGTCCTCCAAGTACCCCGAAGGGGTGACGGGACGCGTGGAGTTTAACGACGACGGCGACAGGAAATACGCCAACTACAGCATAATGAACTTGCAGAACCGCAAGCTGGTGCAAGTGGGCGTGTACAACGGCAGCAAC GTTTTATTAAATGACAGGAAGATCATCTGGCCGGGCGGGGAAACTGAAAAGCCGCGTGGATTTCAGATGTCGACGAGATTAAAG ATAGTCACGATACACCAGGAGCCCTTTGTCTATGTGAAGCCGACCCTCCTGGATGGGACCTGCCCAGAGGAGTTCACAGTAAATGGAGACTTGATTAAAAAGGTGATCTGCACGGGCCCCAATGAGACCATCCCAG GACGCCCCATTGTCCCGCAGTGTTGTTACGGTTTCTGCATCGACCTGCTTATCAAGCTGGCCAAGACGATGAACTTCACATACGAGGTGCATCTGGTAGCTGATGGGAAGTTTGGAACGCAGGAACGA GTGAACAACAGCAACAAGAAGGAGTGGAACGGGATGATGGGAGAGCTCCTCAGCGGTCAGGGAGACATGATCGTGGCTCCTCTGACCATCAACAACGAGCGCGCCCAGTACATAGAGTTCTCCAAGCCCTTCAAGTACCAGGGCCTCACCATCCTGGTTAAAAAG GAAATCCCGCGCAGCACCCTGGACTCATTCATGCAGCCGTTCCAGAGCACGCTGTGGCTGCTGGTGGGGCTGTCGGTGCACGTGGTGGCCGTGATGCTGTATCTGCTGGACCGGTTCAG CCCGTTTGGACGGTTCAAAGTGAAcagtgaggaagaggaggaggatgccCTGACCCTGTCCTCAGCTATGTGGTTCTCCTGGGGGGTGCTGCTGAACTCTGGGATAGGAGAAG GGGCTCCCCGGAGTTTTTCGGCGCGGATACTGGGGATGGTGTGGGCCGGCTTCGCTATGATCATCGTCGCCTCCTACACTGCCAACCTGGCTGCCTTCCTGGTGCTGGACAGACCAGAGGAGCGCATCACCGGGATCAACGACCCCCGG CTGCGAAATCCATCGGACAAGTTCATCTACGCGACAGTGAAGCAGAGTTCAGTGGACATCTACTTCCGTCGGCAGGTGGAGCTCAGCACGATGTACCGGCACATGGAGAAGCACAACTACGAGAGCGCAGCCGAGGCAATCCAGGCCGTCCGAGACAA CCTGCTGCATGCCTTCATCTGGGACTCTGCGGTCCTGGAGTTTGAGGCGTCCCAGAAGTGCGACCTGGTCACCACTGGAGAGCTCTTCTTCCGCTCAGGCTTCGGGATTGGGATGAGGAAGGACAGCCCCTGGAAACAGAACGTCTCCCTCGCCATCCTCAG TTCCCATGAAAACGGCTTCATGGAAGACCTGGATAAAACCTGGGTGCGATACCAGGAGTGCGATTCCCGAAGCAATGCCCCTGCGACCCTCACCTTCGAGAACATGGCAG GTGTGTTCATGCTGGTTGCTGGAGGTATCGTGGCCGGAATATTTTTGATATTTATTGAAATTGCGTACAAGCGACACAAAGACGCACGGAGAAAGCAGATGCAGCTCGCGTTCGCTGCCGTCAACGTCTGGAGGAAGAACCTGCAG
- the LOC117396988 gene encoding glutamate receptor ionotropic, NMDA 1 isoform X7, whose translation MRLFLLAVFFSCSFARGGCDPKIVNIGAVLSTKKHEQMFREAVNLANKRHGSWKIQLNATSVTHKPNAIQMALSVCEDLISSQVYAILVSHPPAPNDHLTPTPVSYTAGFYRIPVVGLTTRMSIYSDKSIHLSFLRTVPPYSHQAHVWFDMMRVFRWNHIILIVSDDHEGRAAQKRLETLLEEKESKNKKRNYENLDQLSYDNKRGPKAEKVLQFEPGSKNVTSLLLEAKELEARVLILSASEDDAATVYKAAAVLNMSGSGYVWLVGERELSGNALRYAPDGVIGLQLINGKNESAHISDAVAVVAQSVHELFEKENITDPPRGCVGNTNIWKTGPLFKRVLMSSKYPEGVTGRVEFNDDGDRKYANYSIMNLQNRKLVQVGVYNGSNVLLNDRKIIWPGGETEKPRGFQMSTRLKIVTIHQEPFVYVKPTLLDGTCPEEFTVNGDLIKKVICTGPNETIPGRPIVPQCCYGFCIDLLIKLAKTMNFTYEVHLVADGKFGTQERVNNSNKKEWNGMMGELLSGQGDMIVAPLTINNERAQYIEFSKPFKYQGLTILVKKEIPRSTLDSFMQPFQSTLWLLVGLSVHVVAVMLYLLDRFSPFGRFKVNSEEEEEDALTLSSAMWFSWGVLLNSGIGEGAPRSFSARILGMVWAGFAMIIVASYTANLAAFLVLDRPEERITGINDPRLRNPSDKFIYATVKQSSVDIYFRRQVELSTMYRHMEKHNYESAAEAIQAVRDNLLHAFIWDSAVLEFEASQKCDLVTTGELFFRSGFGIGMRKDSPWKQNVSLAILSSHENGFMEDLDKTWVRYQECDSRSNAPATLTFENMAGVFMLVAGGIVAGIFLIFIEIAYKRHKDARRKQMQLAFAAVNVWRKNLQDRKSGSAEPDPDPKTKATFRSISTTLASSFKRRRSSKDTQYHPTDITGQLNLSDPSVSTVV comes from the exons ATGCGTCTTTTTCTGcttgcagtatttttttcttgCTCCTTTGCAAGGGGCGGCTGTGACCCCAAGATCGTGAACATCGGAGCCGTGCTGAGCACCAAGAAGCACGAGCAGATGTTCAGGGAAGCGGTGAACCTCGCGAACAAGCGGCACGGCAGCTGGAAGATCCAGCTGAACGCCACCTCCGTCACCCACAAACCCAACGCCATCCAGATGGCTCTGTCCGTGTGCGAGGACCTCATCTCCAGCCAG GTGTATGCGATATTAGTGAGTCACCCCCCAGCTCCGAACGATCACCTGACCCCGACTCCAGTGTCCTACACAGCAGGGTTCTACCGCATACCTGTGGTGGGGCTGACCACGCGCATGTCTATATACTCTGACAAG AGTATCCACCTGTCGTTCCTGCGCACCGTGCCTCCCTACTCTCACCAAGCCCACGTGTGGTTCGATATGATGCGCGTGTTCCGCTGGAACCACATCATCCTGATCGTGAGCGACGACCACGAGGGCCGTGCGGCGCAGAAGAGGCTGGAGACGCTGCTGGAGGAGAAGGAGTCCAAG AATAAAAAGAGGAACTATGAAAACCTCGACCAACTGTCCTATGACAACAAGCGAGGACCCAAG GCTGAGAAAGTTCTACAGTTTGAACCCGGATCCAAAAACGTAACGTCACTGCTGCTGGAGGCGAAAGAACTGGAGGCCAGAGTGCTGATCCTGTCAGCGAG TGAGGACGATGCTGCCACAGTGTACAAAGCAGCCGCCGTCCTGAACATGAGCGGCTCCGGGTACGTGTGGCTGGTGGGCGAGAGAGAGCTGTCAGGGAACGCCCTGCGATACGCGCCTGACG GCGTGATCGGACTCCAGCTCATTAACGGGAAGAACGAGTCGGCGCACATCAGCGACGCCGTGGCCGTGGTGGCACAGTCCGTGCACGAGCTCTTTGAGAAAGAGAACATCACAGACCCACCGCGGGGCTGCGTGGGGAACACCAACATCTGGAAGACAGGCCCTCTGTTCAAGAG AGTCCTGATGTCCTCCAAGTACCCCGAAGGGGTGACGGGACGCGTGGAGTTTAACGACGACGGCGACAGGAAATACGCCAACTACAGCATAATGAACTTGCAGAACCGCAAGCTGGTGCAAGTGGGCGTGTACAACGGCAGCAAC GTTTTATTAAATGACAGGAAGATCATCTGGCCGGGCGGGGAAACTGAAAAGCCGCGTGGATTTCAGATGTCGACGAGATTAAAG ATAGTCACGATACACCAGGAGCCCTTTGTCTATGTGAAGCCGACCCTCCTGGATGGGACCTGCCCAGAGGAGTTCACAGTAAATGGAGACTTGATTAAAAAGGTGATCTGCACGGGCCCCAATGAGACCATCCCAG GACGCCCCATTGTCCCGCAGTGTTGTTACGGTTTCTGCATCGACCTGCTTATCAAGCTGGCCAAGACGATGAACTTCACATACGAGGTGCATCTGGTAGCTGATGGGAAGTTTGGAACGCAGGAACGA GTGAACAACAGCAACAAGAAGGAGTGGAACGGGATGATGGGAGAGCTCCTCAGCGGTCAGGGAGACATGATCGTGGCTCCTCTGACCATCAACAACGAGCGCGCCCAGTACATAGAGTTCTCCAAGCCCTTCAAGTACCAGGGCCTCACCATCCTGGTTAAAAAG GAAATCCCGCGCAGCACCCTGGACTCATTCATGCAGCCGTTCCAGAGCACGCTGTGGCTGCTGGTGGGGCTGTCGGTGCACGTGGTGGCCGTGATGCTGTATCTGCTGGACCGGTTCAG CCCGTTTGGACGGTTCAAAGTGAAcagtgaggaagaggaggaggatgccCTGACCCTGTCCTCAGCTATGTGGTTCTCCTGGGGGGTGCTGCTGAACTCTGGGATAGGAGAAG GGGCTCCCCGGAGTTTTTCGGCGCGGATACTGGGGATGGTGTGGGCCGGCTTCGCTATGATCATCGTCGCCTCCTACACTGCCAACCTGGCTGCCTTCCTGGTGCTGGACAGACCAGAGGAGCGCATCACCGGGATCAACGACCCCCGG CTGCGAAATCCATCGGACAAGTTCATCTACGCGACAGTGAAGCAGAGTTCAGTGGACATCTACTTCCGTCGGCAGGTGGAGCTCAGCACGATGTACCGGCACATGGAGAAGCACAACTACGAGAGCGCAGCCGAGGCAATCCAGGCCGTCCGAGACAA CCTGCTGCATGCCTTCATCTGGGACTCTGCGGTCCTGGAGTTTGAGGCGTCCCAGAAGTGCGACCTGGTCACCACTGGAGAGCTCTTCTTCCGCTCAGGCTTCGGGATTGGGATGAGGAAGGACAGCCCCTGGAAACAGAACGTCTCCCTCGCCATCCTCAG TTCCCATGAAAACGGCTTCATGGAAGACCTGGATAAAACCTGGGTGCGATACCAGGAGTGCGATTCCCGAAGCAATGCCCCTGCGACCCTCACCTTCGAGAACATGGCAG GTGTGTTCATGCTGGTTGCTGGAGGTATCGTGGCCGGAATATTTTTGATATTTATTGAAATTGCGTACAAGCGACACAAAGACGCACGGAGAAAGCAGATGCAGCTCGCGTTCGCTGCCGTCAACGTCTGGAGGAAGAACCTGCAG gatAGAAAAAGCGGTAGCGCAGAGCCCGACCCCGACCCCAAAACGAAAGCCACTTTTAGGTCCATCAGTACCACCCTGGCCTCCAGCTTCAAGAGACGTAGGTCCTCCAAAGACACG
- the LOC117396988 gene encoding glutamate receptor ionotropic, NMDA 1 isoform X4, translated as MRLFLLAVFFSCSFARGGCDPKIVNIGAVLSTKKHEQMFREAVNLANKRHGSWKIQLNATSVTHKPNAIQMALSVCEDLISSQVYAILVSHPPAPNDHLTPTPVSYTAGFYRIPVVGLTTRMSIYSDKSIHLSFLRTVPPYSHQAHVWFDMMRVFRWNHIILIVSDDHEGRAAQKRLETLLEEKESKAEKVLQFEPGSKNVTSLLLEAKELEARVLILSASEDDAATVYKAAAVLNMSGSGYVWLVGERELSGNALRYAPDGVIGLQLINGKNESAHISDAVAVVAQSVHELFEKENITDPPRGCVGNTNIWKTGPLFKRVLMSSKYPEGVTGRVEFNDDGDRKYANYSIMNLQNRKLVQVGVYNGSNVLLNDRKIIWPGGETEKPRGFQMSTRLKIVTIHQEPFVYVKPTLLDGTCPEEFTVNGDLIKKVICTGPNETIPGNKTGRPIVPQCCYGFCIDLLIKLAKTMNFTYEVHLVADGKFGTQERVNNSNKKEWNGMMGELLSGQGDMIVAPLTINNERAQYIEFSKPFKYQGLTILVKKEIPRSTLDSFMQPFQSTLWLLVGLSVHVVAVMLYLLDRFSPFGRFKVNSEEEEEDALTLSSAMWFSWGVLLNSGIGEGAPRSFSARILGMVWAGFAMIIVASYTANLAAFLVLDRPEERITGINDPRLRNPSDKFIYATVKQSSVDIYFRRQVELSTMYRHMEKHNYESAAEAIQAVRDNLLHAFIWDSAVLEFEASQKCDLVTTGELFFRSGFGIGMRKDSPWKQNVSLAILSSHENGFMEDLDKTWVRYQECDSRSNAPATLTFENMAGVFMLVAGGIVAGIFLIFIEIAYKRHKDARRKQMQLAFAAVNVWRKNLQDNKEAPGREVLGRAGTPRLTSIFLETQDDRKSGSAEPDPDPKTKATFRSISTTLASSFKRRRSSKDTQYHPTDITGQLNLSDPSVSTVV; from the exons ATGCGTCTTTTTCTGcttgcagtatttttttcttgCTCCTTTGCAAGGGGCGGCTGTGACCCCAAGATCGTGAACATCGGAGCCGTGCTGAGCACCAAGAAGCACGAGCAGATGTTCAGGGAAGCGGTGAACCTCGCGAACAAGCGGCACGGCAGCTGGAAGATCCAGCTGAACGCCACCTCCGTCACCCACAAACCCAACGCCATCCAGATGGCTCTGTCCGTGTGCGAGGACCTCATCTCCAGCCAG GTGTATGCGATATTAGTGAGTCACCCCCCAGCTCCGAACGATCACCTGACCCCGACTCCAGTGTCCTACACAGCAGGGTTCTACCGCATACCTGTGGTGGGGCTGACCACGCGCATGTCTATATACTCTGACAAG AGTATCCACCTGTCGTTCCTGCGCACCGTGCCTCCCTACTCTCACCAAGCCCACGTGTGGTTCGATATGATGCGCGTGTTCCGCTGGAACCACATCATCCTGATCGTGAGCGACGACCACGAGGGCCGTGCGGCGCAGAAGAGGCTGGAGACGCTGCTGGAGGAGAAGGAGTCCAAG GCTGAGAAAGTTCTACAGTTTGAACCCGGATCCAAAAACGTAACGTCACTGCTGCTGGAGGCGAAAGAACTGGAGGCCAGAGTGCTGATCCTGTCAGCGAG TGAGGACGATGCTGCCACAGTGTACAAAGCAGCCGCCGTCCTGAACATGAGCGGCTCCGGGTACGTGTGGCTGGTGGGCGAGAGAGAGCTGTCAGGGAACGCCCTGCGATACGCGCCTGACG GCGTGATCGGACTCCAGCTCATTAACGGGAAGAACGAGTCGGCGCACATCAGCGACGCCGTGGCCGTGGTGGCACAGTCCGTGCACGAGCTCTTTGAGAAAGAGAACATCACAGACCCACCGCGGGGCTGCGTGGGGAACACCAACATCTGGAAGACAGGCCCTCTGTTCAAGAG AGTCCTGATGTCCTCCAAGTACCCCGAAGGGGTGACGGGACGCGTGGAGTTTAACGACGACGGCGACAGGAAATACGCCAACTACAGCATAATGAACTTGCAGAACCGCAAGCTGGTGCAAGTGGGCGTGTACAACGGCAGCAAC GTTTTATTAAATGACAGGAAGATCATCTGGCCGGGCGGGGAAACTGAAAAGCCGCGTGGATTTCAGATGTCGACGAGATTAAAG ATAGTCACGATACACCAGGAGCCCTTTGTCTATGTGAAGCCGACCCTCCTGGATGGGACCTGCCCAGAGGAGTTCACAGTAAATGGAGACTTGATTAAAAAGGTGATCTGCACGGGCCCCAATGAGACCATCCCAGGTAACAAA ACAGGACGCCCCATTGTCCCGCAGTGTTGTTACGGTTTCTGCATCGACCTGCTTATCAAGCTGGCCAAGACGATGAACTTCACATACGAGGTGCATCTGGTAGCTGATGGGAAGTTTGGAACGCAGGAACGA GTGAACAACAGCAACAAGAAGGAGTGGAACGGGATGATGGGAGAGCTCCTCAGCGGTCAGGGAGACATGATCGTGGCTCCTCTGACCATCAACAACGAGCGCGCCCAGTACATAGAGTTCTCCAAGCCCTTCAAGTACCAGGGCCTCACCATCCTGGTTAAAAAG GAAATCCCGCGCAGCACCCTGGACTCATTCATGCAGCCGTTCCAGAGCACGCTGTGGCTGCTGGTGGGGCTGTCGGTGCACGTGGTGGCCGTGATGCTGTATCTGCTGGACCGGTTCAG CCCGTTTGGACGGTTCAAAGTGAAcagtgaggaagaggaggaggatgccCTGACCCTGTCCTCAGCTATGTGGTTCTCCTGGGGGGTGCTGCTGAACTCTGGGATAGGAGAAG GGGCTCCCCGGAGTTTTTCGGCGCGGATACTGGGGATGGTGTGGGCCGGCTTCGCTATGATCATCGTCGCCTCCTACACTGCCAACCTGGCTGCCTTCCTGGTGCTGGACAGACCAGAGGAGCGCATCACCGGGATCAACGACCCCCGG CTGCGAAATCCATCGGACAAGTTCATCTACGCGACAGTGAAGCAGAGTTCAGTGGACATCTACTTCCGTCGGCAGGTGGAGCTCAGCACGATGTACCGGCACATGGAGAAGCACAACTACGAGAGCGCAGCCGAGGCAATCCAGGCCGTCCGAGACAA CCTGCTGCATGCCTTCATCTGGGACTCTGCGGTCCTGGAGTTTGAGGCGTCCCAGAAGTGCGACCTGGTCACCACTGGAGAGCTCTTCTTCCGCTCAGGCTTCGGGATTGGGATGAGGAAGGACAGCCCCTGGAAACAGAACGTCTCCCTCGCCATCCTCAG TTCCCATGAAAACGGCTTCATGGAAGACCTGGATAAAACCTGGGTGCGATACCAGGAGTGCGATTCCCGAAGCAATGCCCCTGCGACCCTCACCTTCGAGAACATGGCAG GTGTGTTCATGCTGGTTGCTGGAGGTATCGTGGCCGGAATATTTTTGATATTTATTGAAATTGCGTACAAGCGACACAAAGACGCACGGAGAAAGCAGATGCAGCTCGCGTTCGCTGCCGTCAACGTCTGGAGGAAGAACCTGCAG GACAATAAGGAGGCTCCAGGCAGGGAAGTACTTGGCCGAGCCGGGACTCCGAGATTA ACGTCTATCTTTCTAGAGACACAGGAT gatAGAAAAAGCGGTAGCGCAGAGCCCGACCCCGACCCCAAAACGAAAGCCACTTTTAGGTCCATCAGTACCACCCTGGCCTCCAGCTTCAAGAGACGTAGGTCCTCCAAAGACACG